In the genome of Carassius carassius chromosome 47, fCarCar2.1, whole genome shotgun sequence, one region contains:
- the LOC132130951 gene encoding UPF0729 protein C18orf32 homolog, with amino-acid sequence MVCIPCIVIPVLLWVYKRFLEPIIYPFIAPFINRFWRKEAVQEAQKHSTTECNGTANGAMANGATANGPKTAIDKKAD; translated from the exons ATGGTTTGCATTCCCTGCATCGTCATCCCTGTGCTGCTGTGGGTTTATAAGCGCTTCCTGGAGCCCATCATCTATCCGTTCATCGCGCCCTTCATCAACCGCTTCTGGAGGAAAGAAGCTGTGCAGGAGGCTCAGAAACACAGCACT ACTGAATGTAATGGAACGGCAAACGGAGCCATGGCAAACGGAGCCACGGCAAACGGACCGAAGACGGCGATCGATAAAAAAGCAGACTGA